A portion of the Pseudoalteromonas luteoviolacea genome contains these proteins:
- a CDS encoding 1-acylglycerol-3-phosphate O-acyltransferase: MLALLRILAMAIFIISSCIFGLALCIVRPFHRNNVHVIASWFGSMAKVIGVELVIERAPEVVDVGPALYVANHQNNYDLFTLPAVVPKNTVSMGKKSLKWIPFFGQLYWLSGNILIDRSNRSKAVSTLDKAVEKIKQKGLSLWMFPEGTRSYGRGLLPFKTGAFHAAKNAQVPIIPVCMSSTKDKIKLNRWNNGKVYISMLAPIKLSEDCSAREHAVNIHAKMADKIAQLDKGE, encoded by the coding sequence TTGTTAGCTTTATTACGAATTTTGGCTATGGCCATATTTATTATATCGAGTTGTATTTTTGGACTGGCACTGTGTATTGTAAGACCATTTCATCGCAACAATGTGCATGTTATCGCCTCTTGGTTTGGCTCAATGGCCAAGGTAATAGGTGTAGAGTTAGTAATAGAGAGAGCACCAGAAGTAGTTGATGTTGGCCCAGCGTTGTATGTTGCAAATCATCAAAATAACTATGATTTATTTACCTTACCTGCTGTGGTACCAAAAAACACGGTTAGTATGGGTAAAAAAAGTCTCAAGTGGATCCCATTTTTTGGTCAGCTTTATTGGTTATCTGGCAATATTTTAATTGATCGTTCTAATCGCTCTAAAGCTGTGAGTACATTGGATAAAGCGGTCGAGAAAATAAAGCAAAAAGGCTTATCACTGTGGATGTTTCCCGAAGGGACCCGCAGTTATGGACGTGGACTTTTGCCATTTAAAACAGGGGCTTTTCATGCCGCGAAGAATGCTCAAGTGCCTATTATTCCGGTTTGCATGAGTTCAACTAAAGATAAAATTAAACTTAATCGTTGGAACAATGGCAAAGTTTATATTTCGATGCTGGCGCCGATAAAGTTATCAGAGGATTGTTCTGCAAGAGAGCATGCGGTGAACATTCATGCTAAAATGGCGGATAAAATCGCACAATTAGATAAAGGTGAATAA
- the ftsX gene encoding permease-like cell division protein FtsX: MSLLFKGRGNQVNSQDKSLFLKLYFFVITIFRHGVHSLGEMWRTPMASIMTILVLGLSLTLPTTLYVVVKNVQKVSSGFQEAAEISLFVKEGITEQETQTLVKRLALYPEVDSVSFISRSQALEEFKQISGFGQALDYLEENPLPSVVLVTPTKRHRGAESAQVLLEKLQDEREVEFGKLDIEWLERLNALLGLLKESVFTVGVLLLSAVVLIIGNTIRLSIMDKKEEIQVLKLVGATNTFIHTPFLWTGIWYGIVGGLVAFICVVLMLWWLESAVSLVVGVYQSSFVLEGLNLSELFSLLLLAISLGFIGSYLSVQKYIREIEPEKV; this comes from the coding sequence ATGAGTTTGCTATTTAAAGGGCGTGGTAATCAGGTAAATAGCCAGGATAAGTCGCTTTTTTTAAAATTATACTTCTTTGTTATTACGATATTCCGCCATGGTGTCCATAGCTTAGGTGAAATGTGGCGTACACCTATGGCATCAATCATGACAATACTGGTATTAGGCTTGAGCTTGACTTTGCCTACCACTTTGTATGTTGTCGTGAAAAACGTACAAAAAGTCAGTAGTGGCTTTCAAGAAGCGGCGGAGATTTCATTATTCGTTAAAGAAGGGATCACCGAGCAAGAAACGCAAACATTAGTAAAACGCTTGGCACTCTACCCCGAGGTAGACTCTGTCAGTTTTATTTCACGCTCTCAGGCGCTAGAAGAGTTTAAGCAGATCTCAGGGTTTGGCCAAGCGTTGGATTATTTAGAAGAGAACCCGTTGCCGAGCGTGGTACTGGTCACCCCAACTAAGCGTCATCGCGGTGCAGAAAGCGCACAGGTTCTGCTTGAAAAGCTACAAGATGAGCGTGAAGTGGAGTTTGGAAAGTTGGATATTGAGTGGCTTGAACGTTTAAATGCGTTACTAGGATTGTTGAAAGAGAGTGTATTTACCGTTGGGGTCTTATTGCTAAGTGCCGTTGTTTTGATAATTGGTAATACCATTCGTTTGTCAATTATGGACAAAAAAGAAGAGATACAGGTGCTGAAGCTCGTTGGTGCGACAAATACGTTTATTCACACACCTTTCTTATGGACTGGGATTTGGTATGGAATTGTCGGAGGCTTAGTTGCTTTTATATGTGTTGTGCTGATGCTCTGGTGGTTGGAGTCTGCAGTATCATTGGTTGTAGGTGTATATCAAAGTAGCTTTGTTTTAGAGGGGTTAAATCTATCTGAGCTGTTTTCCTTACTTTTATTGGCCATTTCTTTGGGCTTTATTGGATCTTACCTTTCAGTACAAAAATACATTCGTGAAATTGAACCGGAAAAGGTCTAA
- a CDS encoding HD-GYP domain-containing protein, with amino-acid sequence MHATIPISELVPGMFVDSVHKLKSDADIKLKSRGMVRNSAIITQLEADGVLELNIDITQSQVPVPERFIKTDAANSTITQSAQAKSASSTEAQDSAVEQDTDAQLTSAGASALPTAEVFSAALNQFEMQNKKLQLIYGNILGGEALQMHLVNDISKEIVSSVTQNSNVMAILTRLKDKRGFSWRHMINCTILMTIFAKYLGLKPHVVEQMAMAAMLHDIGRSKVPQSIQEKTTPLSDNETRHMQRHVAYSVAMVKEEKGITPLMIDMIVNHHERLDGSGFPRGLEQDKLSKAARVMAIVDTYATLTTDQPSMKAIEPVHALRFLLSNKTQFDAVLVQKFIKCIGIHPVGTLVKLTNDRLGLVMSGNEGSPTSPIVRVFYNVKHMHQITLKDIDLSATNDIKIVSNVRPIDYQINLSRLLQENLLV; translated from the coding sequence ATGCACGCAACAATTCCCATTAGTGAACTTGTACCAGGAATGTTTGTAGACAGTGTCCATAAACTAAAATCTGATGCAGATATTAAATTAAAGTCACGAGGGATGGTGCGCAATTCGGCGATAATCACGCAGCTCGAAGCTGATGGTGTTTTAGAGCTCAATATAGATATTACACAAAGCCAAGTCCCTGTACCTGAGCGTTTTATCAAGACGGATGCCGCAAATAGCACAATAACACAAAGCGCACAGGCAAAATCAGCATCCAGTACTGAAGCTCAAGATTCAGCAGTTGAGCAAGATACAGACGCGCAGTTAACTTCAGCGGGGGCAAGTGCGTTACCCACAGCAGAGGTCTTTTCTGCGGCATTGAATCAATTTGAAATGCAGAATAAAAAGCTGCAACTGATCTATGGCAATATTCTCGGCGGTGAAGCATTGCAGATGCACTTGGTCAATGACATCAGTAAAGAGATTGTATCTTCAGTGACCCAAAACAGTAATGTTATGGCGATTTTAACCCGCCTTAAAGATAAACGTGGTTTTAGTTGGCGACATATGATCAACTGTACAATCTTGATGACCATCTTTGCTAAATATTTGGGTTTGAAGCCTCATGTGGTGGAACAAATGGCTATGGCCGCGATGCTTCACGATATAGGGAGGAGCAAGGTCCCACAAAGTATTCAGGAGAAGACGACCCCGCTTAGTGACAATGAAACGCGCCATATGCAAAGGCATGTTGCTTACTCTGTGGCGATGGTCAAAGAGGAAAAGGGTATAACGCCTTTGATGATAGATATGATAGTGAATCATCACGAACGCCTTGACGGCAGTGGGTTTCCAAGAGGGCTTGAGCAAGATAAATTGAGTAAGGCTGCACGCGTTATGGCCATTGTAGATACCTATGCGACCTTAACAACGGATCAGCCTAGTATGAAAGCCATAGAGCCTGTGCATGCGCTGCGTTTTTTGCTTTCCAATAAAACGCAATTTGATGCCGTACTAGTGCAAAAATTCATTAAATGTATCGGTATACACCCTGTCGGCACCTTGGTTAAGCTGACCAACGACCGTTTAGGACTGGTTATGTCCGGCAATGAAGGCTCACCAACTTCACCAATTGTGCGTGTGTTTTATAATGTGAAACACATGCATCAAATTACACTAAAAGATATTGACTTGAGCGCCACAAACGACATTAAAATTGTGTCGAATGTAAGGCCGATAGATTATCAGATCAATTTATCCCGTCTGTTGCAAGAGAACTTGCTTGTTTAG
- the rpoH gene encoding RNA polymerase sigma factor RpoH, protein MSKDTYAMALTVGQQSASIEGYLQAVSTIPMLDAEKEHKLATRLHENGDLDAAKQLIMSHLRFVAHIAKSYSGYGLPQADLIQEGNIGLMKAVKRFNPTVGVRLVSFAVHWIKAEIHEYVLKNWRIVKVATTKAQRKLFFNLRKNKKRLGWFNQEEVSTVASELGVSEKEVREMESRMSGQDMGFDLGSDEDEGTQSGNFSPVQYLADSNSDIAEVIEEEQYQQQAQNRLLAAMKTLDERSQDIVAARWLAEDKATLQDLADKYSVSAERVRQLEKSAMKKLQAAMS, encoded by the coding sequence ATGAGTAAAGACACATATGCAATGGCATTAACAGTTGGACAGCAAAGCGCGAGTATTGAAGGATATTTGCAAGCTGTGAGTACTATCCCTATGCTGGACGCTGAAAAGGAACATAAGCTTGCAACTCGTCTTCATGAAAATGGCGATTTGGATGCCGCTAAGCAGCTCATCATGTCTCACCTCAGGTTTGTAGCACACATTGCTAAAAGTTACTCAGGCTATGGTTTACCACAAGCAGACCTTATTCAAGAAGGTAACATTGGCCTGATGAAAGCCGTTAAGCGCTTCAACCCAACAGTGGGTGTAAGATTGGTTTCATTTGCAGTGCACTGGATTAAAGCCGAAATTCATGAATATGTGCTTAAAAACTGGCGCATCGTTAAAGTTGCGACAACAAAAGCACAGCGCAAGTTATTTTTTAACCTGCGTAAGAATAAAAAGCGTCTAGGCTGGTTTAATCAAGAAGAAGTTAGCACCGTCGCTTCTGAGCTGGGTGTCAGCGAAAAAGAAGTCCGTGAAATGGAATCGCGTATGAGCGGCCAAGATATGGGCTTTGATCTAGGGTCTGACGAAGATGAAGGTACTCAAAGTGGTAACTTTTCACCCGTACAATATTTAGCTGATTCAAACAGTGATATTGCTGAAGTAATTGAAGAAGAGCAGTATCAGCAGCAGGCACAAAATCGCTTGTTGGCGGCAATGAAGACGTTAGATGAGCGTTCTCAAGATATTGTTGCAGCACGATGGTTGGCTGAAGATAAGGCAACATTGCAAGATTTAGCTGACAAATATAGTGTTTCCGCTGAACGTGTTCGCCAGCTTGAGAAATCAGCAATGAAAAAGCTGCAAGCTGCGATGAGCTAA
- a CDS encoding CinA family protein, translating to MEIHTKIAALAAQLGAILTNKSFVITTAESCTGGGISYALTDTPGSSAYIDRCFVTYSNEAKHELLGVSEQTLAQYGAVSEQTVIEMAAGARVAGKADIAISVSGIAGPSGGSKEKPVGTVWFAIDIQGNTHTFMQVFPEGRAEVRLQAIEFILEKIISLIKQ from the coding sequence ATGGAAATACACACTAAAATCGCCGCACTAGCGGCACAATTGGGCGCTATTCTAACGAATAAAAGCTTCGTGATCACTACCGCTGAGTCTTGTACTGGTGGTGGAATTAGTTATGCGCTCACAGATACGCCGGGAAGCTCTGCCTATATCGATCGTTGCTTTGTCACATACAGTAATGAGGCGAAGCATGAATTACTGGGCGTATCAGAGCAAACGCTTGCTCAATATGGCGCGGTCAGTGAGCAGACAGTGATTGAGATGGCCGCAGGAGCAAGAGTTGCGGGTAAAGCAGATATTGCGATATCGGTATCTGGTATTGCAGGGCCAAGTGGCGGCAGTAAAGAAAAACCTGTTGGTACTGTATGGTTTGCAATAGATATACAGGGAAATACACATACATTTATGCAAGTATTTCCTGAAGGGCGAGCGGAAGTTAGATTGCAAGCTATTGAATTTATTTTGGAAAAAATAATTTCTTTAATAAAACAGTAA
- a CDS encoding outer membrane protein transport protein, producing MNRIMVALIGAGAVITSTQSWAAAFQLAEQNVSGLGRAYAGEASVADDASVVSRNPALMNKLEGTQISVSAMYVKPDVSLQGTSTNNGVPVSALDNDSIAPSAVVPSAFITTQINDKWSIGGGMYSQFGLATEFEDDYVAGQIAGETEIVTINTGVAASYQINEQWTLAVGLNHVYADAKILRNVGVNTLGVPSDTEVVNLEGDDSGFGWNVGAVFNIDEDNRFGFHYRSETDITFKGTFSNQLPAVAPFNGTAGQALAGSVAITLPAIAEVSGSHTLDKQTALHYSILWTGWKSFQTLAANVENIGTVFTKDENFSNSLRYSIGADHQWSEALKLRAGFAYDESPADENHMSISIPDTDRIWYSFGAEYQLTAQSSLDVGVSIIRGKTQRFVEKDNFGSEWGFKSKGHASVFGLQYNHTL from the coding sequence ATGAACAGAATTATGGTTGCACTGATAGGTGCTGGTGCAGTGATCACATCAACGCAGAGTTGGGCTGCTGCATTTCAGTTAGCTGAGCAAAATGTATCAGGTTTAGGCAGAGCGTACGCGGGTGAGGCCAGTGTTGCGGATGATGCATCTGTGGTTTCTCGCAACCCTGCATTGATGAATAAACTAGAGGGCACTCAGATAAGTGTGTCTGCTATGTATGTTAAACCTGATGTGAGTTTGCAGGGGACAAGTACTAACAATGGTGTACCCGTATCAGCATTGGATAATGACAGTATTGCACCGAGTGCGGTGGTACCGAGTGCATTCATCACGACCCAGATTAACGATAAATGGTCTATTGGGGGGGGGATGTATTCTCAATTTGGCTTGGCCACAGAGTTTGAAGATGACTATGTTGCGGGCCAAATTGCAGGTGAGACTGAAATTGTTACTATCAATACAGGTGTAGCTGCGTCATACCAAATCAATGAACAGTGGACTTTAGCGGTGGGGCTAAATCATGTATATGCTGACGCTAAAATTCTCAGAAACGTTGGTGTAAATACGCTTGGCGTCCCCAGTGACACTGAGGTTGTAAACTTAGAAGGTGATGATAGCGGTTTTGGTTGGAATGTGGGGGCCGTGTTTAACATTGACGAAGACAATCGCTTTGGTTTTCATTACCGAAGTGAAACGGACATTACATTTAAAGGTACTTTCAGTAATCAGTTACCGGCAGTCGCGCCTTTTAATGGCACCGCTGGTCAAGCTTTAGCTGGAAGTGTGGCTATCACATTACCTGCAATCGCTGAAGTATCTGGCTCGCATACACTTGATAAGCAAACAGCGCTACACTACAGCATTTTATGGACAGGTTGGAAAAGTTTCCAAACACTTGCAGCTAATGTAGAAAATATTGGCACTGTATTTACAAAGGATGAGAACTTCAGTAATTCACTGCGTTACTCAATTGGTGCTGATCATCAGTGGAGCGAAGCACTCAAGTTACGTGCCGGTTTTGCGTATGATGAGTCACCAGCAGATGAAAATCACATGTCTATTTCAATCCCTGATACAGATCGTATTTGGTACTCATTTGGCGCAGAATACCAGTTAACTGCGCAGTCAAGTTTAGATGTTGGTGTGAGTATCATTCGAGGTAAAACGCAGCGCTTTGTTGAAAAAGATAACTTTGGCAGCGAGTGGGGCTTTAAATCAAAAGGCCATGCTTCAGTATTCGGTTTGCAATACAACCATACACTTTAA
- the mutS gene encoding DNA mismatch repair protein MutS, producing the protein MSLDLYSEHTIKQQTPMMQQYLRIKAQHQEILLFYRMGDFYELFFDDAIRAAQLLDISQTHRGKAGGNPIPMAGVPYHAVENYLARLVQMGESVAICEQVGDPATSKGPVERKVVRIVTPGTVTDEALLQERQDNLLAAVWQDKSKYGVAYLDINSGRFNIVELATDEALMSTLQRLQPAELLYPESFQNLIVLEQVKGCRRRPDWEFDLDTAKHLLCQQFGTKDLIGFGVEGASTGLIAAGCVMQYVKDTQRTALPHIRAITLEKNEHAVILDAATRKNLELTVNLSGSIDNTLAQVLDKTATPMGSRLLKRRIHTPVRDRHELNARLNAISSILDMHLGLELYDALRQIGDIERVVARLALCNARPRDLTRLRSALQALPPLHQLLNESGDARIQQIKAQSPELPHLQDLLERAIIDNPPVLIRDGGVIATGYNAELDEWRALSEGATDVLEQLEERERERTGISTLKIGYNKVHGFYIEISKGNAHLAPPEYIRRQTLKNNERYIIPELKEHEDKVLGSQSKALALEKQLYEQLFELIAPYLEQLQTMAAALADLDVLNTLAERAQTLDYCKPELTSSDEINIQAGRHPVVEQVSSEPFIANPVHLSNDRKMLLITGPNMGGKSTYMRQTALIVLMAHIGSFVPASHAQIGQIDRIFTRIGASDDLASGRSTFMVEMTETATILNNATEQSLVLMDEIGRGTSTYDGLSLAYATADYLANKISAKTLFATHYFELTELAEQQSGLVNVHLDAVEHNDTIAFKHTVLDGAASKSFGLQVAGLAGVPKAVIKLAKQKLTLLEQHQSVVEGVQPTALPQQQSLILNAEPSEVELLLESIDPDELTPKQAHALLYQLKDKL; encoded by the coding sequence ATGTCATTAGATCTTTATTCTGAACATACTATAAAGCAACAAACACCTATGATGCAGCAGTATCTTAGGATCAAAGCCCAACATCAAGAGATCCTGCTATTCTACCGTATGGGTGATTTTTACGAATTATTTTTCGATGATGCCATTCGCGCCGCACAACTACTCGACATTTCGCAAACACATCGTGGCAAAGCGGGTGGTAATCCCATTCCAATGGCGGGTGTACCCTATCACGCCGTAGAGAACTACCTTGCACGGTTGGTGCAAATGGGTGAGTCGGTTGCGATTTGTGAGCAAGTTGGTGACCCAGCCACCAGTAAAGGCCCCGTTGAGCGCAAGGTTGTGCGTATTGTCACACCTGGTACCGTCACTGATGAAGCCCTATTACAAGAGCGCCAAGACAACCTGCTTGCTGCTGTATGGCAAGACAAAAGCAAATACGGTGTTGCCTATTTAGATATCAACTCTGGACGCTTTAATATTGTAGAGCTGGCAACTGATGAAGCACTGATGTCAACGTTACAGCGCTTGCAACCAGCTGAATTGCTCTACCCTGAGTCATTCCAAAATTTAATCGTGCTTGAGCAAGTCAAAGGCTGCCGTCGTCGCCCAGATTGGGAGTTTGACTTAGATACAGCTAAGCACTTGCTTTGCCAACAATTTGGCACCAAAGACCTTATCGGGTTTGGTGTCGAAGGTGCCTCTACAGGGTTAATCGCAGCTGGGTGTGTCATGCAATATGTCAAAGATACGCAGCGTACAGCACTGCCACATATCAGAGCCATTACCTTAGAAAAAAATGAACACGCTGTGATTTTAGATGCGGCAACACGTAAAAACCTTGAACTCACAGTCAATTTATCTGGTTCTATCGATAACACCCTTGCTCAAGTACTCGATAAAACAGCGACGCCTATGGGATCACGTTTACTTAAGCGCCGTATCCATACACCGGTTCGTGACAGACATGAGCTTAATGCGCGCCTAAACGCTATCTCAAGCATACTCGACATGCATTTAGGCCTAGAGCTGTATGATGCGCTGCGTCAAATTGGCGATATTGAGCGCGTCGTTGCAAGGCTTGCGCTGTGTAACGCAAGACCACGAGATTTAACCCGTCTTCGCAGTGCACTGCAAGCACTACCACCACTGCACCAGCTATTAAATGAAAGTGGTGATGCGCGTATCCAACAAATCAAAGCGCAATCGCCAGAACTTCCTCATTTACAAGATTTACTCGAGCGCGCAATCATCGACAACCCGCCAGTACTGATAAGAGACGGTGGCGTTATTGCCACAGGCTACAATGCAGAGCTGGATGAATGGCGAGCACTCAGTGAAGGGGCAACAGACGTTTTAGAGCAGCTGGAAGAACGTGAACGCGAACGTACTGGTATCAGTACTTTAAAAATCGGTTACAATAAGGTACATGGTTTTTATATTGAGATCAGCAAAGGCAACGCGCACCTTGCGCCACCTGAGTACATTAGACGCCAAACACTAAAAAATAATGAACGCTATATCATACCTGAGTTAAAAGAACACGAAGATAAAGTACTGGGCAGTCAATCCAAAGCGCTGGCGCTTGAAAAGCAGCTATATGAGCAATTATTTGAATTAATCGCACCATATCTTGAGCAACTGCAAACAATGGCCGCAGCACTGGCTGACTTAGATGTATTGAATACATTAGCAGAGCGTGCTCAGACTCTGGATTATTGTAAACCAGAACTCACGTCAAGCGATGAAATCAATATTCAAGCAGGTCGCCACCCTGTGGTAGAACAAGTCAGTAGTGAGCCCTTTATTGCAAACCCAGTGCACTTGAGCAATGACAGAAAAATGCTGCTGATCACAGGTCCAAATATGGGCGGTAAATCAACCTATATGCGCCAAACCGCACTGATTGTTTTAATGGCACATATTGGTAGTTTTGTCCCTGCAAGCCACGCGCAAATTGGTCAAATTGATAGGATCTTTACCCGTATTGGCGCAAGTGATGATCTTGCCTCTGGACGCTCAACCTTCATGGTTGAAATGACTGAAACCGCCACCATACTCAACAACGCAACTGAGCAGTCTTTGGTATTAATGGATGAAATTGGTCGAGGCACCAGTACATACGATGGCCTATCACTAGCCTACGCAACAGCTGACTACTTGGCGAATAAAATCTCTGCCAAGACATTATTTGCAACGCATTACTTCGAACTCACTGAGCTGGCAGAGCAACAATCAGGCCTTGTTAATGTGCATCTAGATGCAGTTGAGCACAATGACACCATTGCATTCAAACATACCGTACTTGATGGCGCGGCGAGTAAAAGCTTTGGCTTGCAAGTCGCTGGCCTTGCCGGTGTGCCAAAAGCGGTTATCAAGTTAGCCAAACAAAAGCTGACCTTGCTGGAGCAACACCAAAGCGTCGTAGAGGGTGTGCAGCCGACAGCACTACCTCAACAACAGAGCTTAATACTCAATGCTGAACCTTCTGAAGTAGAACTGCTGTTGGAGTCTATTGACCCTGATGAACTAACGCCAAAGCAAGCACATGCTTTGCTTTATCAGCTAAAAGATAAGCTATAA
- the recA gene encoding recombinase RecA, translated as MNDNKQKALDAALSQIERQFGKGSIMKLGDSQALDIESVSTGSLGLDIALGIGGLPTGRIVEIYGPESSGKTTLTLQTIAQAQKMGKTCAFVDAEHALDPVYAEKLGVNVDDLLVSQPDTGEQALEICDMLVRSGAVDVVVVDSVAALTPKAEIEGDMGDSHVGLQARLMSQALRKLTGNIKRSNTLCIFINQIRMKIGVMFGNPETTTGGNALKFYSSVRLDIRRIGSVKEGDEVVGNETRVKVVKNKVAPPFKQAEFIIMYGEGSSKQGELIDLGVKHKLVDKAGAWFSYNGNKIGQGKANSIKFLKENVAIADEIEGKLREMLLLQATIKDEEGEDKGLAEVEDKL; from the coding sequence ATGAACGATAACAAACAAAAAGCATTAGATGCTGCATTGTCGCAAATTGAGCGTCAATTTGGTAAAGGATCAATCATGAAGCTGGGTGATAGCCAAGCTTTAGACATCGAGTCAGTGTCAACTGGTTCATTGGGACTGGATATTGCTTTGGGTATCGGTGGTCTGCCAACTGGTCGTATTGTAGAAATTTATGGTCCTGAGTCATCAGGTAAAACAACTCTAACGTTACAGACCATTGCACAAGCACAAAAAATGGGCAAAACTTGTGCGTTCGTAGATGCAGAGCACGCACTTGACCCAGTATATGCTGAAAAGCTAGGTGTAAATGTTGATGACTTATTAGTATCTCAACCTGACACTGGTGAGCAGGCGCTTGAGATCTGTGACATGCTCGTACGCTCAGGTGCTGTAGACGTTGTTGTTGTGGACTCGGTAGCTGCCTTAACACCTAAAGCGGAAATCGAAGGTGACATGGGTGACTCTCACGTTGGTCTTCAGGCGCGTTTGATGTCACAAGCACTACGTAAGTTAACGGGTAATATCAAACGTTCAAATACACTATGTATCTTCATTAACCAAATTCGTATGAAAATTGGTGTAATGTTTGGTAACCCTGAAACAACTACTGGTGGTAACGCGCTTAAGTTCTATTCATCAGTACGTTTAGATATCCGTCGTATCGGCTCTGTGAAAGAGGGTGATGAGGTCGTTGGTAACGAAACACGCGTTAAGGTTGTTAAAAACAAGGTTGCACCTCCATTTAAGCAAGCGGAATTCATCATCATGTATGGTGAAGGGTCATCTAAGCAGGGTGAGCTAATTGACTTAGGTGTTAAGCACAAACTAGTCGACAAAGCTGGTGCTTGGTTCAGCTACAATGGCAATAAGATTGGTCAAGGTAAAGCGAACTCAATCAAGTTCTTGAAAGAAAACGTGGCAATTGCTGACGAGATTGAAGGCAAGCTACGTGAAATGTTATTACTTCAAGCAACCATTAAAGATGAAGAAGGCGAAGATAAAGGCCTTGCAGAGGTAGAAGACAAGCTATAA
- the trmL gene encoding tRNA (uridine(34)/cytosine(34)/5-carboxymethylaminomethyluridine(34)-2'-O)-methyltransferase TrmL, whose product MLDIVLYQPEIPPNTGNIIRLCANTGYSLHLIEPLGFDWDDKRVRRAGLDYHEFSEVKRYPSYEAYLEQRKPKRVFACTTKGKAYHHAPKYQAGDTLLFGPETRGLPEEIIFSLPEEQRLRIPMKPDSRSMNLSNAVSVFVYESWRQFDFDGAV is encoded by the coding sequence ATGTTAGACATCGTTTTATATCAACCTGAGATCCCACCAAATACGGGCAACATTATCCGTTTATGTGCCAACACAGGCTATTCATTACACTTGATTGAGCCACTGGGATTTGACTGGGATGACAAACGTGTAAGGCGTGCAGGACTGGATTACCATGAATTCAGTGAAGTTAAGCGTTACCCGTCTTACGAAGCATATTTAGAACAGCGCAAGCCTAAACGTGTATTTGCATGCACAACCAAAGGCAAAGCTTATCACCATGCACCAAAATACCAAGCCGGTGATACATTGTTGTTTGGACCAGAAACGCGTGGTCTGCCCGAGGAAATTATTTTTTCTCTACCAGAAGAGCAAAGACTAAGAATTCCAATGAAACCAGATAGCCGCAGTATGAACTTATCTAACGCAGTATCAGTATTCGTTTATGAGTCTTGGCGTCAGTTTGATTTTGATGGCGCGGTATAA
- the rraB gene encoding ribonuclease E inhibitor RraB: MENWQEISEDIVESLLEDGSNPEKLYEVEHHFVCENFDKLEEAALAAFKLGYDVEEPAELELEDGGKIWGFDIVVEAELNAEVILEDVTKLVAIAEQTGVEYDGWGTYFQD; this comes from the coding sequence ATGGAAAATTGGCAAGAGATCAGTGAAGACATTGTTGAGTCGCTTCTTGAAGATGGCTCTAATCCAGAAAAGCTTTATGAAGTTGAGCATCACTTTGTATGTGAAAACTTTGATAAGTTGGAAGAAGCCGCATTAGCTGCATTTAAACTGGGTTATGATGTTGAAGAACCAGCAGAGTTAGAGCTGGAAGACGGTGGTAAAATATGGGGCTTTGATATTGTTGTTGAAGCTGAATTAAATGCCGAAGTTATTCTGGAAGATGTGACTAAGTTGGTTGCAATTGCAGAGCAAACTGGTGTGGAATATGATGGTTGGGGTACCTACTTTCAAGACTGA